The following coding sequences lie in one Lolium perenne isolate Kyuss_39 chromosome 2, Kyuss_2.0, whole genome shotgun sequence genomic window:
- the LOC127337232 gene encoding probable arabinosyltransferase ARAD1, translating into MPPPLISGEIRRAAMKRLALLAVPALLLLSLSFLLLRPSSPPLLPSIPDDHRARLSVYVADLPRALNHGLLDLYWSLPHPDSRIPASSDPDHPPPRGGHPPYPASPLIRQYSAEYWLLASLLRIPAPDSAAVRVVADWREADVVFVPFFATLSAEMELGWGATKAAFRRKEGNADYRRQREVVDRVTAHPAWRRSGGRDHIFVLTDPMAMWHVRAEIAPAILLVVDFGGWYKLDSKSAGSNSSNMIQHTQVSLLKDVIVPYTHLLPTLHLSENMDRPTLLYFKGAKHRHRGGLVREKLWDLMVDEPDVVMEEGFPNATGREQSIKGMRTSEFCLHPAGDTPSSCRLFDAVASLCIPVIVSDDIELPFEGMIDYTEFSIFVSVSNAMRPKWLTNYLRNITKQQRDQFRRNLARVQHIFEYENSHHSEDGAVNYIWKKIHQKLPMIQEAVTREKRKPEGASIPLRCHCT; encoded by the exons ATGCCGCCGCCGCTCATCTCCGGCGAGATCCGGCGGGCGGCGATGAAGCGCCTGGCCCTCCTCGCCGtgcccgccctcctcctcctctccctctccttcctcctCCTCAGGCCCTCCTCCCCGCCGCTCCTCCCCTCCATCCCCGACGACCACCGCGCCCGCCTCAGCGTCTACGTCGCCGACCTCCCCCGCGCGCTCAACCACGGCCTGCTCGACCTCTACTGGTCGCTCCCGCACCCCGACTCCCGCATCCCGGCCTCCTCCGACCCGGACCACCCGCCGCCGCGCGGCGGCCACCCGCCCTACCCCGCCAGCCCGCTCATCCGGCAGTACAGCGCCGAGTACTGGCTCCTCGCCTCCCTCCTCCGCATCCCCGCGCCCGACTCCGCGGCGGTGAGGGTCGTCGCCGACTGGAGGGAGGCCGACGTCGTCTTCGTGCCCTTCTTCGCCACGCTCTCCGCCGAGATGGAGCTCGGGTGGGGCGCCACCAAGGCCGCCTTCCGCAGGAAGGAGGGGAACGCCGACTACCGACGCCAGCGGGAGGTCGTCGACCGCGTCACCGCTCACCCGGCGTGGCGCCGGTCCGGCGGCCGCGACCACATCTTCGTCCTgacag ACCCTATGGCAATGTGGCATGTCCGGGCGGAGATTGCTCCAGCAATTCTATTGGTGGTTGATTTTGGCGGCTGGTACAAACTCGATTCAAAATCTGCAGGAAGCAACTCTTCTAATATGATACAACACACTCAAGTGTCATTGCTGAAAGATGTTATTGTACCTTACACACATTTGCTCCCCACCCTGCACCTGTCAGAAAACATGGACCGCCCCACTCTTCTGTACTTCAAGGGAGCCAAGCACAGGCACCGG GGTGGTTTGGTACGTGAAAAATTGTGGGACTTGATGGTTGATGAGCCTGATGTTGTCATGGAAGAAGGTTTTCCCAATGCTACAGGGCGCGAACAATCAATTAAAGGGATGCGGACATCGGAGTTCTGCTTGCACCCAGCTGGTGACACCCCAAGTTCATGTCGTCTATTTGATGCTGTTGCCAGTCTTTGCATACCCGTCATTGTTAGCGATGACATCGAGCTTCCTTTCGAAGGGATGATAGACTACACAGAATTCTCCATTTTTGTGTCAGTCAGTAATGCAATGAGACCGAAATGGCTAACGAACTACTTGAGGAATATCACCAAGCAGCAGAGGGATCAATTCCGACGAAACCTGGCTCGAGTCCAGCATATCTTTGAGTACGAAAACAGTCATCATAGTGAGGATGGCGCTGTGAACTACATATGGAAGAAGATTCATCAGAAGTTGCCAATGATTCAAGAAGCGGTTACCCGGGAAAAGCGGAAGCCTGAAGGAGCATCAATCCCACTTCGGTGCCATTGTACATGA